From Gemmatimonadaceae bacterium, the proteins below share one genomic window:
- a CDS encoding Ig-like domain-containing protein, giving the protein MRATAPGRLAIPAAVFLLSLLSCGREVTGPENGVFSGGRRVGALAVAPEYPSLMASVLGGSQVVPFERVRLVLRRTDGAVALDTLIAFPATVDSLTLAFLVPLPVNAPAEGVSMALAMAYINAAGDTVFRAGPQSVLVPPVRDGVTQPPVSTPIRYTGVGAGAASVQITPDTGTRVAGSSSGFTATALDGQSQPIAGTPLLFYTLDSTRASVTNPSTGATTWLPSRGTARIVAALPDGSRADTASISVTLPASQLVLGSGDLQTAPLGNPLGAPIVLRTLASDAVPVSGVIVSFAVSTGGGSLTVTTDTSDTNGEVSTGWTLGSAFGVQTITATAAGLSGSPLTVSATASAGAPAQLAVVSQPVAGVAGETLAPAIVIAVEDEQGNLVETFTGAVTLALPPAADATLGGTTTVNAVAGLATFNDLNLDIVGAYGLIATSGALTPDTTAAITVTAAAAARLTFITWPSGGVAGTTLAPTTTVRALDAFGNDATGFTGSISLQLLDGTGTLGGTTSVAAVAGVATFADLSVDLIGDAYTLRAFSGALQPDTTTAFTITPAAVAGLTLLGGDGQTAVAATLLPDVIALRTVDAFGNRVPGAGVTFSILTGGGDVVPPTTTADTSGRAVANWTLGATLGTQTLRVSLTGVPAVTLDVSATATVGPASQLVVTQQPADTVEAGATIPILVEARDALGNLVPTYVGTANITLLVNPTLTTLGGTTSAAFVGGVASLAPTIPASGAGYQFELSAGALSNATSAVFVVGAAAAATFEIVSGTPQSGQVGTAFPTPMVVRVLDGFGNPVPGHTTTWTSLAGASAVDAVTVLTDAAGEAQNGATFGTTAGDGQPGVGVTTAGLATVLQFDVDVAPGAPASIVLVDGNTQTETVDLPLPTPLSVRVTDGFGNGIAGVTVLWGVSAGQGQFTDTTSTTDAAGVASTVAILGTVAGAVQFEALVDGVAGSPVLFDATATPDIPVVVQALTGDEQTATAGAAYANPFVVRVEDIHGNPVPGVSVTFDVQTGAASFSDTTVVTDLNGEAQTTAVASSTAGAGTIGADAAGATPATFNVTITAATAFSLEYLLGDAQQDTVGVELADSLRVLVRDSFGNPVPNVSVDWAATGGSVSAATALTSASGEAAIAYTLGTVAGAQSATASVAGLSGSPVPFTMTAIAGAPSALVVVSAPDTVVSGVVPPPLEVEARDIHGNLVTWFVDDVTVTPTDAPDGAFTAGTTTRAAVGGVASFDDLVFGTPGPWLIEFASGDLTIGASLEVIPGPPASFTIESGNGQAGPTSALLPAPLVVRLLDALTNPVVGDTVIFTVTSGAGVLGNGFVVDTALTDANGDAQVTWTLGPDTLATQTVEAAYPGFTALAFTATPLPNVANRSWTGDALNGAWFDTGNWAGGVIPAATDSVLIPAGRPSYPDFGDLSGSDVTIGGLTVRSGANIAMDIGDLYVGGNVTVESPGGITSPGGRVIANGAGAHSIRGNIPLVVIADGGYALNGALITTLDLSITGGVLDVGLWTLGVGRDLFTSGVGALVMPAFSDVQVTRNASLQGDGSAGRLQGGTMTVQGDFSAGTTFAAAVDHTVNLVGVGLQTVAITDADTTYSATCSAACFGRLTSLKGIGDGGLVFASHAKAINGMQISGDTIGASGHTLIGAVTMDLNTTVVSAQRVAYSDNLLLGSTRIVDTLVAFNAGTPWPVVSVDAIPTLVAGARELNAVHSGAIIVGAGGALDIVGATEVGAGFYTRDNGVLQMSDAADTLVVAGSVEFAGGPSLLTNGALIVQGDFAQHTNADAFRAAPAHETVFAGNASFTVTFANPGFAPTESQFGTFVFEHPISSSMDIGSDIYASGALETRGNNPYWINGSNNRLLTRGAINVADVTFAAVQWELQDTQPVVGALFNLVFSGMDPAISQMRILRAGGTILLQSPTFDPVLSGGAYLEVEDGNPGDLDTLTVAISNPAPQLHGGGIIEANGARITGWPGFAEIVWNGSVSVDWFDPDNWVQGVVPTAADSVVIPQVATMPTISAPATVRVLLHQANPGVVGVNDVLTILERVSAGSDGAGLQCGPAGRIVFAPTDTLLFTGDLLGCDVRVTSGVAAPAGYSSVGDSLEITGTAQLDLRNQELFVSGDLVTDQQGTLRMTDPAATLYANGGAFFHGGSTAGLLTAGTIFLSGEFQQLATYSAEAFAADPGHLTQLTASVLQPNFFATPELGAGSSHFGDLQLETPEWYLQSPTAVSGSLIQPVGGPNAVVSSASSQVLAVQGLSVERDLTFRGVHLQIAGAAPMTLTGNLTFEQMVGTMPQLDLERAGDTLTVGILTFDTTASHTGPFVDVQDISVDGDSLTLLASAITPLYHGGRLAVLGEGRVPGWDAAEPGAFTPNYWTGGGADGLWATAANWSEGRAPLAMDSVVINPGGPVTVTLDANADVAYLHVGESSAVEFLHTAGFVLQIDSLSFFGTTSTLRIGGGAELTGDGSLVVFGNLDWQDGWMTGFGSTSVAAGGTATLGSVDDIVLDDRVLLIGGTATMGSAQLFVENFPTLYVMAGGELTIPDTRTLTVGTGDPSLYVDGTLRIAGAPADTVQIHWFTTIGLDGVLDVQSGTLIMVSPSLLYDTNIADGAALNLRGAAESYGTMSVSTGGRLQLESGGLGPDTGIHAFYGSLTGTGAVHAVNAVSVNVEAGMEIDSLVVQNVTMEFNSPVDTMFVGRGVYLGGGVFSGTGVVGVRESFVGQIGNMDGSGTLAVLSGATASLQGPVRGWLLDVAGTLEWGDWNLTFSTDPSSGQYTSMLVRSGGVFDILHGATARDLSGTGTDTAPDANVIQVLAGGTIRKSSGTGTSTIHARVEMAGTFEFVSGTINVQGTCDNPIPSATGSGTLTGSCGAYP; this is encoded by the coding sequence TTGCGCGCCACGGCCCCCGGCCGCCTCGCGATTCCCGCGGCGGTGTTCCTGCTCTCGCTCCTTTCCTGCGGCCGTGAGGTGACGGGCCCGGAGAACGGCGTCTTCAGCGGCGGGCGTCGCGTCGGTGCCCTGGCGGTGGCCCCCGAGTATCCGTCGTTGATGGCCTCCGTACTCGGCGGGAGCCAAGTGGTGCCCTTCGAGCGTGTGCGGCTGGTGCTGCGCCGCACGGACGGTGCCGTGGCGCTGGACACCCTGATTGCCTTCCCCGCCACCGTGGATTCACTCACGTTGGCGTTCCTGGTTCCACTGCCGGTCAACGCGCCCGCTGAGGGCGTGTCGATGGCGCTCGCGATGGCGTACATCAATGCGGCGGGCGACACCGTCTTCAGGGCCGGGCCGCAGTCGGTGCTTGTCCCTCCCGTCCGCGACGGGGTGACCCAGCCGCCCGTGAGCACGCCGATTCGCTATACCGGTGTTGGCGCCGGTGCCGCGTCGGTGCAGATCACGCCGGACACCGGAACGCGAGTGGCCGGGAGCTCCAGCGGATTCACGGCGACCGCACTCGACGGCCAAAGCCAGCCGATCGCGGGTACGCCGCTGCTGTTCTACACGCTCGACTCCACGCGAGCGTCCGTCACCAACCCCTCGACCGGCGCCACGACCTGGCTGCCGTCGCGCGGGACGGCACGCATCGTCGCCGCGCTGCCGGACGGTTCGCGGGCAGACACCGCGAGCATCAGCGTCACGCTGCCCGCCTCGCAGTTGGTCCTCGGCTCTGGCGACCTCCAGACTGCGCCACTCGGCAACCCACTCGGCGCGCCGATTGTCCTTCGCACACTAGCGAGCGACGCGGTCCCCGTCTCCGGCGTGATCGTCAGCTTCGCCGTGAGCACGGGCGGCGGCTCGCTGACGGTCACGACCGACACGTCCGACACCAACGGCGAGGTCTCCACCGGATGGACACTGGGCAGCGCCTTCGGTGTGCAGACCATCACCGCAACGGCCGCGGGCCTCAGCGGCTCACCGCTCACTGTCAGTGCCACTGCGAGCGCAGGAGCGCCCGCACAGCTCGCCGTCGTCTCGCAGCCGGTCGCAGGTGTGGCCGGCGAGACCCTGGCGCCCGCCATCGTCATTGCCGTCGAGGACGAGCAGGGCAACCTCGTCGAGACCTTCACGGGTGCCGTGACGCTCGCGTTGCCGCCCGCTGCCGACGCCACGCTCGGCGGCACGACGACGGTGAATGCCGTCGCCGGCCTCGCGACGTTCAACGACCTCAACCTCGACATCGTCGGCGCGTACGGCCTCATCGCCACGAGCGGCGCGCTGACGCCCGACACCACGGCGGCCATCACCGTCACCGCGGCGGCCGCCGCCCGGCTGACCTTCATCACCTGGCCGTCCGGTGGAGTCGCCGGCACGACGCTGGCGCCCACCACGACCGTGCGGGCGCTCGATGCGTTCGGAAACGACGCGACAGGCTTCACGGGCAGCATCTCGCTGCAGTTGCTGGATGGCACGGGCACGCTGGGTGGCACGACGAGCGTGGCTGCAGTGGCCGGCGTCGCGACCTTCGCTGACCTCAGCGTCGACCTGATCGGCGATGCGTATACCCTGCGCGCGTTCAGCGGCGCGCTGCAGCCAGACACCACAACCGCGTTCACGATCACGCCGGCAGCCGTTGCCGGACTGACCTTGCTCGGCGGCGACGGACAGACTGCCGTGGCCGCGACGCTGCTGCCCGATGTGATTGCGCTGCGCACCGTGGACGCCTTTGGCAATCGTGTGCCGGGCGCTGGTGTCACGTTCAGCATCCTGACGGGCGGCGGTGATGTCGTCCCGCCGACGACAACCGCCGACACCTCCGGGCGCGCCGTCGCCAACTGGACGCTGGGCGCAACGCTCGGCACGCAGACACTGCGGGTCTCGCTCACGGGAGTGCCGGCAGTGACGCTCGATGTGTCCGCCACGGCGACCGTGGGCCCGGCTTCGCAGTTGGTCGTCACGCAGCAGCCCGCCGACACGGTGGAGGCCGGCGCGACCATCCCGATCCTGGTCGAAGCGCGCGACGCGCTCGGCAACCTCGTCCCGACGTACGTCGGGACGGCGAACATCACGCTGCTGGTCAATCCCACGCTCACTACGCTCGGCGGTACGACGAGCGCTGCGTTCGTCGGCGGCGTGGCCAGCCTGGCGCCGACGATTCCCGCGAGCGGCGCCGGTTACCAGTTTGAGCTGAGCGCCGGCGCGCTGAGCAACGCCACATCGGCGGTGTTCGTCGTTGGCGCGGCGGCGGCCGCAACCTTCGAGATCGTCTCCGGAACACCACAATCGGGCCAGGTGGGCACGGCCTTCCCGACACCGATGGTCGTGCGCGTCCTCGACGGCTTCGGCAATCCTGTGCCAGGGCACACGACGACGTGGACGTCGCTGGCGGGGGCAAGCGCCGTCGACGCCGTCACGGTGCTCACTGATGCCGCGGGCGAGGCGCAGAATGGCGCGACCTTCGGCACGACGGCCGGCGACGGCCAGCCCGGCGTGGGCGTCACCACCGCCGGCCTGGCCACCGTGCTGCAGTTCGACGTTGATGTTGCCCCAGGCGCACCCGCATCGATCGTGCTGGTCGATGGCAACACGCAGACGGAGACCGTGGACCTCCCGCTGCCGACGCCGCTGTCGGTGCGCGTCACGGACGGCTTCGGCAACGGCATCGCCGGCGTCACGGTGCTCTGGGGCGTGAGCGCCGGACAGGGACAGTTCACGGACACCACAAGCACCACGGACGCTGCCGGCGTCGCGAGCACCGTCGCCATTCTCGGGACGGTCGCCGGCGCCGTGCAGTTCGAGGCCTTGGTGGACGGCGTGGCCGGATCACCGGTGCTCTTCGATGCCACCGCGACGCCAGACATCCCGGTGGTGGTGCAGGCGCTGACCGGCGATGAACAGACGGCGACGGCGGGCGCGGCGTATGCGAATCCGTTTGTCGTACGCGTCGAGGACATCCACGGCAATCCGGTGCCCGGCGTGAGCGTCACGTTCGACGTACAGACAGGTGCGGCCAGCTTCAGCGACACCACGGTGGTGACCGACCTCAACGGCGAGGCGCAGACGACCGCCGTCGCATCGTCCACGGCGGGGGCGGGCACCATCGGTGCCGACGCTGCCGGTGCGACGCCGGCGACGTTCAACGTCACGATCACGGCGGCCACGGCATTCAGCCTGGAGTACCTGCTCGGCGATGCACAGCAGGATACGGTCGGTGTGGAGCTTGCCGACTCGCTGCGCGTGCTTGTGCGTGACTCCTTTGGCAATCCAGTACCGAACGTGTCCGTCGATTGGGCGGCGACAGGCGGCTCGGTGTCCGCCGCGACCGCGCTGACGTCTGCAAGTGGTGAGGCCGCGATCGCGTACACGTTGGGTACGGTAGCCGGCGCCCAGAGCGCCACAGCCAGCGTCGCCGGACTGAGTGGGTCGCCGGTGCCGTTCACGATGACGGCCATTGCCGGCGCGCCGTCGGCGCTCGTGGTCGTGAGTGCACCTGACACCGTTGTCAGCGGCGTCGTGCCGCCGCCACTCGAGGTCGAGGCGCGTGACATCCACGGCAACCTTGTCACCTGGTTCGTGGACGACGTCACGGTCACACCGACGGACGCGCCTGACGGCGCCTTCACCGCCGGCACGACGACGCGCGCCGCGGTCGGAGGCGTCGCGAGCTTCGATGATCTCGTCTTCGGCACACCGGGCCCCTGGCTCATCGAGTTTGCGAGCGGTGATCTGACCATCGGCGCGAGCCTCGAGGTCATCCCGGGTCCGCCGGCCAGCTTCACGATCGAGTCGGGCAACGGCCAGGCCGGTCCCACCTCTGCGCTGCTTCCGGCACCGCTGGTGGTGCGACTGCTCGATGCCCTGACGAACCCCGTCGTCGGTGACACGGTGATTTTCACCGTGACCAGTGGCGCCGGCGTGCTCGGCAACGGATTCGTCGTGGACACCGCCCTGACCGATGCCAACGGCGATGCGCAAGTGACGTGGACGCTGGGCCCCGACACGTTGGCGACGCAGACCGTCGAGGCGGCATACCCGGGCTTCACGGCGCTGGCGTTCACGGCCACGCCGCTGCCAAACGTCGCGAACCGCAGCTGGACCGGCGACGCGCTCAACGGCGCCTGGTTCGACACGGGCAACTGGGCTGGCGGCGTGATCCCTGCCGCCACCGACTCTGTGCTGATCCCAGCGGGCCGGCCGAGTTATCCGGACTTTGGCGATCTGTCGGGCAGCGATGTCACTATCGGCGGCCTCACGGTGCGCAGTGGTGCCAATATCGCGATGGACATCGGCGATCTGTACGTCGGCGGCAATGTCACCGTGGAATCGCCAGGCGGCATCACATCGCCAGGCGGGCGCGTGATCGCCAACGGCGCCGGGGCGCACAGCATTCGTGGCAACATCCCGCTGGTGGTCATCGCCGACGGCGGCTACGCACTCAACGGCGCGCTGATCACGACGCTTGATCTCTCGATCACCGGCGGTGTGCTCGACGTCGGACTGTGGACGCTTGGGGTGGGTCGAGACCTGTTCACGTCAGGTGTGGGCGCACTTGTGATGCCGGCGTTCTCCGACGTACAGGTCACGCGCAATGCCTCGCTGCAGGGTGACGGCAGCGCGGGGCGCCTGCAGGGCGGCACCATGACCGTGCAGGGAGACTTCTCTGCCGGCACCACCTTCGCGGCAGCCGTCGACCACACGGTCAACCTGGTGGGCGTCGGGTTGCAGACCGTGGCCATCACCGACGCAGACACCACCTACAGCGCGACCTGTTCGGCGGCCTGCTTCGGGCGGCTCACGTCGCTCAAGGGGATCGGCGACGGTGGCTTGGTGTTCGCGAGCCACGCGAAGGCGATCAACGGCATGCAGATCTCGGGCGACACCATCGGCGCGAGTGGGCACACGCTGATCGGTGCCGTCACGATGGACCTGAACACCACGGTTGTCTCCGCGCAGCGCGTGGCGTACTCGGACAACCTGCTGCTCGGCAGCACGCGCATTGTGGACACGTTGGTGGCATTCAACGCCGGCACGCCGTGGCCGGTGGTCAGTGTGGACGCGATCCCGACATTGGTGGCGGGTGCGCGCGAGCTGAACGCCGTGCACAGCGGCGCGATCATCGTGGGGGCTGGTGGCGCGCTCGATATCGTCGGGGCCACTGAGGTCGGCGCCGGCTTCTACACGCGCGACAATGGCGTGCTGCAGATGTCGGATGCCGCAGACACGCTCGTGGTGGCCGGCAGTGTGGAGTTTGCCGGCGGACCGTCGCTGCTGACCAACGGCGCGTTGATCGTGCAGGGTGACTTCGCGCAGCACACAAATGCGGACGCGTTCCGCGCTGCGCCGGCGCATGAGACGGTGTTTGCCGGCAATGCGAGCTTCACCGTGACGTTCGCGAACCCCGGGTTCGCACCGACGGAATCGCAGTTCGGAACCTTCGTGTTCGAGCACCCGATCTCGTCGAGCATGGACATCGGGAGCGACATCTACGCATCGGGCGCGCTCGAGACCCGCGGCAACAACCCATACTGGATCAACGGCTCGAACAACCGGCTGCTCACCCGCGGCGCCATCAATGTCGCCGACGTGACGTTTGCGGCGGTCCAATGGGAGTTGCAGGACACGCAGCCGGTCGTTGGCGCACTGTTCAACCTCGTCTTCTCGGGCATGGATCCGGCGATCTCGCAGATGCGGATCCTGCGCGCGGGCGGGACCATTCTGTTGCAGTCGCCGACCTTCGATCCCGTGTTGAGCGGTGGTGCGTACCTGGAGGTCGAGGATGGCAACCCCGGTGACCTGGATACGCTGACCGTCGCCATCTCGAACCCAGCCCCTCAGCTGCACGGGGGTGGCATCATCGAGGCCAATGGAGCGCGGATCACCGGCTGGCCGGGCTTCGCAGAGATTGTGTGGAACGGCTCGGTCAGCGTGGACTGGTTTGATCCCGACAACTGGGTGCAGGGTGTGGTGCCGACCGCGGCGGACTCGGTAGTCATCCCGCAAGTCGCGACGATGCCGACCATCTCGGCGCCGGCCACGGTGCGCGTGCTGCTGCACCAGGCGAACCCGGGCGTGGTCGGGGTCAACGATGTTCTCACGATCCTCGAGCGCGTCTCGGCAGGCTCAGACGGCGCCGGGCTGCAGTGCGGCCCCGCCGGCCGCATTGTGTTCGCCCCCACGGACACCCTGCTCTTCACCGGCGACTTGCTGGGTTGCGATGTGCGCGTGACATCCGGCGTCGCGGCTCCCGCTGGCTACAGCAGCGTGGGCGACAGCCTCGAGATCACCGGCACGGCGCAGCTGGATCTGCGCAACCAGGAGCTCTTCGTTTCCGGCGACTTGGTCACGGATCAGCAGGGCACGCTGCGGATGACGGATCCAGCCGCCACGCTCTACGCCAACGGCGGCGCGTTCTTCCACGGCGGGTCGACGGCCGGCCTGCTCACCGCTGGCACGATCTTCCTCAGCGGGGAGTTCCAGCAGCTCGCCACATACAGCGCAGAGGCGTTTGCCGCTGACCCTGGCCACCTCACACAGCTTACGGCGAGTGTCCTGCAGCCGAACTTCTTCGCCACCCCGGAGCTCGGCGCCGGCAGCTCGCACTTCGGCGACCTGCAGCTCGAGACCCCGGAGTGGTACCTGCAGTCCCCGACCGCCGTCAGCGGTTCGCTGATCCAGCCCGTCGGCGGGCCGAATGCCGTGGTGTCCTCGGCGTCGTCGCAGGTACTGGCGGTCCAGGGCCTCAGCGTCGAGCGCGACCTCACGTTCCGCGGCGTGCACCTCCAGATCGCCGGCGCGGCGCCGATGACCCTCACCGGCAACCTCACCTTCGAGCAGATGGTGGGGACAATGCCGCAACTCGACCTTGAGCGCGCGGGCGACACGCTCACGGTCGGCATCCTGACCTTCGATACGACTGCGTCACACACGGGGCCGTTCGTCGACGTGCAGGACATCTCCGTCGATGGTGACTCGCTGACCTTGCTCGCCAGTGCCATCACGCCACTGTACCACGGCGGGCGTCTCGCGGTGCTTGGCGAAGGTCGCGTTCCCGGGTGGGACGCCGCGGAGCCCGGCGCCTTCACGCCGAACTATTGGACAGGCGGCGGCGCGGACGGCCTCTGGGCCACGGCCGCCAACTGGAGCGAAGGGCGTGCGCCCCTGGCAATGGACAGCGTAGTCATCAATCCCGGCGGGCCGGTGACGGTCACGCTCGACGCCAACGCGGACGTGGCCTACCTCCACGTCGGGGAGTCATCGGCCGTGGAGTTCCTGCACACGGCCGGGTTCGTCCTACAAATCGACAGCCTGTCGTTCTTCGGGACAACGTCCACCCTGCGCATTGGCGGCGGCGCCGAACTCACGGGCGACGGCAGCTTGGTGGTGTTTGGCAACCTGGACTGGCAGGACGGCTGGATGACGGGCTTCGGGAGCACCAGCGTGGCAGCAGGTGGGACGGCGACGCTGGGCTCGGTGGACGACATCGTGCTCGACGACCGCGTGCTGTTGATCGGCGGCACGGCGACGATGGGTTCGGCCCAGCTGTTCGTGGAGAACTTCCCCACGCTCTACGTGATGGCGGGCGGCGAGCTCACGATCCCCGACACGCGCACGCTGACCGTGGGCACGGGCGATCCGTCGCTGTACGTGGACGGCACACTGCGCATCGCCGGCGCGCCGGCGGACACGGTGCAGATCCACTGGTTCACCACCATTGGCCTCGATGGCGTCCTCGACGTGCAGAGCGGTACGCTGATCATGGTGTCGCCCTCATTGCTCTATGACACCAACATCGCGGACGGGGCGGCGCTGAACCTGCGCGGCGCGGCCGAGTCGTACGGCACGATGAGCGTTTCCACGGGCGGGCGACTGCAGCTCGAATCCGGCGGCCTCGGCCCGGACACCGGTATCCACGCGTTCTATGGAAGCCTGACGGGCACCGGAGCGGTGCACGCCGTCAACGCGGTTTCGGTGAACGTCGAGGCGGGGATGGAAATCGACTCGTTGGTCGTGCAGAACGTGACGATGGAGTTCAATTCGCCGGTGGACACGATGTTCGTGGGACGAGGTGTGTACCTAGGCGGCGGGGTCTTCAGCGGAACGGGCGTGGTCGGCGTGCGGGAGTCGTTCGTCGGTCAGATCGGAAACATGGACGGCAGCGGGACGCTTGCGGTGTTGTCGGGGGCAACGGCAAGCCTGCAGGGCCCCGTGCGCGGATGGTTGCTGGACGTGGCGGGCACACTGGAGTGGGGCGACTGGAACTTGACCTTCTCGACAGATCCCAGCAGCGGGCAGTACACGTCGATGCTCGTCCGCAGCGGCGGCGTGTTCGACATCCTG